Sequence from the Sanguibacter keddieii DSM 10542 genome:
GCAGCCGCGAGCTCCTGCCGACGGCGCGGGCGCTCGGCGGACGTCGTGTCGTCCTGGTCGACCAGCGCGGGCACGGGCTGAGCACCACGCGTCCGGCGGACACCTCGCGGGAGGCCTTCGTCGCGGACGTCGTGCAGGTCCTCACCACGCTCACCTCGCAGCCGGTCGTGCTCGTCGGTCAGTCGATGGGTGCGCACACCGCGATGCTCGTGGCAGCGGCGCGGCCCGACCTGGTCTCCAGGCTCGTGATGCTCGAGGGGAACCAGGGCGGCGGCTCGGAGGCCGACCACCAGGCGCTCGGCGACTTCTTCCGGTCGTGGGACGTCCCCTTCGTCAGCCGCGCCGCTGCCGTGGAGGCCCTCGGTGACGGTCCGCTCCAGCGCGCCTGGGTCGAGGACCTCGAGCGGCGGGCGGACGGGTGGTACCCACGCTTCGACGCCGACGTCGTGCAGGCCGTCATCACCGCGGTAGGGGAGGAGCGGTGGGCCGAGTGGGAGAGCGTCGAGGTGCCCGTGGTCGCGGTCTTCGCCGACGGCGGGATGTTCACCGAGCAGCAGAAGGCCGAGCTCGTCGCTCGCGGGCGCGACGTCCGACGGGTCGACCTCGCGGGTGCCTCGCACGACGCCCACCTCGACTGCTTCGACGCGTGGGTCGCCGCGTTGCGGGACGCGCTGCCGGATGCTGCTCGTCAGCTGGAGGGGAAGCGGGGGTCGAGGGCGTAGTCCGCGAGGCGGAGGTCGAGAGCCGCACGGACCTGCGCGGGGGAATCGTCCCCGACGAGCACGCGGAGGCGACGGTCGTCCTGGGCTGCGACGCGCGCGAGGATCGCGTCTGCGACCTCCCCGGGCGCTGTCCCGCTGCTCGTCTCGACCGGGGGCCATGGGACCTCCGCGGTGCCGAACATCTCCGAGCGCAGGCCGTCGTAGGGCCCCAGGGGCGCGCTGAAGGCCATGCTGCTGCCCGCCCAGTCGGTGTCGAGCTCCCCGGGTTCGACGAGGGACACACGGATGCCGAAGCGTGAGACCTCCCCGGCCATCGCCTCGCTGAGCGCCTCGAGGCCCCACTTGGTCGCGTTGTAGAGACCGAGCATGGGCATCGTGCCGACCGCTCCCACGGTCGAGACCTGGACGATGTGCCCGTGCCCCTGCTCGCGCATGACCGGGATGACGGCCTGGCTCAGCCACAGCGGTCCGAGCAGGTTCGTGTCGACGATCGAGCGAGCGTCCTCCTCCGACGCCTCCTCGACCGCACCGATCAGGCCGTAACCGGCGTTGTTCACCAGGACGTCGATGCGTCCTAGGTGATCGACCGCCGACGCCACGGTCCGGTGGGCCTGCGCGTGGTCGCGGACGTCCAGGGTCAGGACCGTCAGGCGCTCGTGCGCGGGGAGCGTGTGCTCACCTCGAGCTGTCGCCACCACGGCGTGCCCCGCGTCCAGAGCGGCCAGGGTGAGCGATCGCCCCAGGCCTCGGTTACCGCCCGTGATCATCCAGGTCTGCGGATTCGTCATGACGGCAGCCTATCGATAACTGGACGCTGCGTCTCGTTTGGTCGACTAGGCTTGTCGCATGGCACGCCAGAGAACTCGCGACACGGTCCACCGGGCAGTCCTGTCGCTCGCGGGCGAGGGGCGCGTCGGTGCGATCACCATGGAGGGCATCGCCGCTCGCGCCGGTGTCAGCAAGCAGACGCTCTACCGGTCGTGGGCCTCGACCGGGGCGATCCTCTTCGACGCGCTGCTCGCGCGCAGTCTCGACGACGACGGCAGCGTCGTCCTGCCCGACTCGGGAGACCTCGCGCACGACCTCGAGGAGCTCGCGACAGGGATGGTCGCAGAGCTCTCCGACCCGACCCACGGCCCGCTGCTGCGGGCGGTGACAGCGGAGATGCAGTCCGACGACGCGCTCGCGGAGGAGTTCCGCAGGCTGCTCCTCGGTCCGCAGATGAAGGCCGTCTCGGACCGCCTGCGTCGAGGTGGTGTCGCTGAAGCAGACGATGTCGCCGAGCTGTTCGTCGGGCCGGTGCTTCATCGATGGCTGCTCCGCAGCCGCCCGTTCGACACGGGCTGGGTGTCGGCACACGTCGCCCGGACGATGCGAGCTGCGGGTGTCGTCTGACGGCGGCGGGGGACGGACGTGCCGCTGGCGAGAGGAGTGCCGTGGTCCCGCGGCTGGTGGCGGGCCGCGGTCCGTCGACGCCAGCCCTACCCGGTGATCTGCCGCAGGGCGCTGACGTGCGACGAGAGCCGGTCGCGACCGTGCGGGGTCAGGGTCAGCCAGGTGCGTGCGTAGCGCCCGGACTTCTTCTTCGAGACCACCAGGTACCCCGCCGTCTCGAGCCGGGAGACCTGGCGCGAGAGCTCGGCGTCGTTGGTCTCGACGGCGTCCCGCACGGCGGCGAACTCGGCCTCTTCGACGGCGGCGAGCGCTGCGGCGATCGAGAGTCTCAGGGGCGCGGTGAGCTCCTTGTCGAGCGCGGCGCGCGGGTGCGTCACGACTGTGCTCGCTCAGCGAGGGAGAACCACAGGCCGGGGACGACGCTCGCGACTGCGCCCAAGGCCCAGAACGCCACGGAGCCGGGGAAGGCGAGCAGACCCACGAGCAGGACGGCGGCGTAGACGGCCGTCCAGACGGCGATCGTGATGGCGTAGCGCCGCCGGAAACCTGCCGGGAGCGCGGAGGACGCGGCACCAGTCGCCCCCAGCGCACCCCCGGCGCCCGCGATGAGGACCGTTCCGAAGATGATGCCGAAGGGGCGAGGTCCGACGCCGACGAGGAGCAGCCCGGCGGCGGTCGCGGCAGAGAAGGCGAGCATCGTCCACCGCAGCCCACGGGTGCGTCGCACGATGAGCGTCGAGCTGCGCTCGGCGGCGTCGAGGGCGGAGCGGGCTGAGGCGCTGTCGGTGGTCACGACCGATACTCTCGCAAGTAGTTGGCAAACATGCAAGTAGATGAGTCCTGTCGTGGATCCCGGAGTTCCCGGCCGTCCCGGTGGGATCCGCAGGGCGTCGTAGGCATGATGGACGGGTGCCGACCAACCGCCAGAAGAAGCGCGTCCTCAAACTTGCGTCCAACCGTCTGGGTGATCGCGCGGGCGACAGCCCTGCCTGGCCGTACGACGTCGACCTGATCCTGGGAGATGACGGCGGGTGGACCGTCGGCTTCAGCGAGGGCGTGGGGCACGGGGCTGCCGGCTGCGTCGTCAGCGTCGACGAGGCACTGGGGCCCCGGTGGTCGGCGCACCTCGTCAAGGCCGACGGCGAGTGGTTGCTGCCATTCCTGCGCGACCTCCGCGACGGCGGTCAGGTGTCCGAGGACGAGCTCGTCGAGGAGTACACGAGCCATCACGGTCGCGCCCCGCAGATCTTCGCCTGACACGCGCTCGCAGGAGCTGCTGCTGATCGCTCTTGCCGGTTCGATCACCGCGGGCCCGTCCGAGCCGCTCCGGTGCGCCGTCTCGACCTCGGGCGATGTCCTTCAGCCGGAGCCGGCATGGGATGATCGCCGCCATGGCTGATGAGGTGCGCACGGCGATGCAGGAGCTGACCGACCCCACCGTCGAGGGCCCGATGTTCTTCATCGCGGCAGTCCCGTGGACCCGGGGCGTCGAGCCGGGTGAGGGCAAGATCCTGCTGGAGCACACGACGCAGACGCTCGCGGACTACGCCACGTTCGGCCAGATGTACGACTTCGTCAGCCAGGGGTACAACTCCCTGCTGATCGGTCAGCGGATCGGGTTGATGCGAGCGGGCGAGGTCACCAGCGCGTGGCCCGTCGACAACACCGGATGGCCGTGGACGGGCACTCCTGACGAGGATGACGCCTGGACGTTCCGCGAGGACCCCAGCCCGGGGTACCGGAGACGCCCGACCTCCAGCAGGGGCTTCATCTGGTCGCACGGAAGGCTGAAGGACGTGATCGAGGCCGTGAGCTCGGCGTCGGCTTCAGACCCCGGGGAGACGTTCGTCATCGCCCGGCAGTGCTCCTTCCAGCCCCACTGGCACTGAGGCTGAGCGGGGTCGGTCTCTGGGGCGCGAGAGCTATGGTCGATCAGTGCCGCAGGTCCAGCGCACGCAGCGTGCACTGCGCGGGAACCGCGTCGGTCAGGAAGTAGGCGACGAACACGTCTCCGGCCTCGGCTGCCGTGAACACCTCGTGCGGGTGCACCGTGGTCCTGTGCTTCCCGTCGTCCCACTGGATCACCTCGGTCGGTGGTCCGCTCGGCACCTCGGCCGGCTTGCCGACCACCCACTGGTGGGGGACGCCGTCCTCGTCGAGCTGTCGCAGCTCGATCGTGAGCGCCTCGGCTGACCCGGCGCACTGCAGGTAGGACTCCGACAGCGGGATGTCGTCGGACAGGTCAGACCCTTCGGGTGCACGCCAGAGGCTGTAGGCCCAGGACGTCGTGCCGTTCATCCGGCCGAGTGAGAAGCGGAGCTGGTCCTGGTAGGGGCGGATCGAGTCGACCAGCGGTCCACGGCTGAAGCCGTTGGACTGCCTCACATGAGTGTCCTGCGCCATCGCGTGCTCGTCCTCTCAGTCGATGCTCGAGCTTGACGGTTCAGTCGAAGCGTATCGGGACGGAGAGCGCTTCGGTGGTCCTCCCGGCGAGGTCAGCGAGGGAGCTGGGTCCGCGTCTCTGCTCAGTCAGCCAGGTTCCGCTCGTACAGGACGAGAGACCCGCGGTGACCTGTCTCGACCAGGCCAGACTTCGTCAGCACGCGACGGGACGCGCTGTTGGTGACCTCGGTGTCGGCAGCTGCGCGACGCGCGCCCCACAGCCGGGCGTGCTCGAGGGCGAGCACGACTGCTGCGGTGGCAAGCCCTCGACCGCGAGCGGACGGGACGAGGCCGTAGCCGAGCTCCACGGTCCCCTCCTGATCGGGTGGTCCGAAGAACCCGAACCCGCCGACTGCCAGTCCGTCTGACGGCCGGCGGATCACGTACATCGTGAAGTGTGAGCCGGTCGGAGGGGACGACGCCAGCGATCTCAGCGGGGCGAGCTCGTCGGCGAAGGGGTACTCCGCGTGCCACCTGTCACCGGGGCGTTCCTGACGATCCAGGATGCGACGGGCGGTCGACGAGGTGATCGACTCGAGGCTGACCTGATCGTTCCTGAGCAGCATCGGGCGATCCTCGCACGGGTCCTCGCTCGGCTACGACCTTTTTCAGGGGCGCCTGGATGGTCGAGGGGCTTGGTGCTGATCGACCGTCACCGAGCAAGGGCTGACCGGCGCGGCAGCGCGACCAGCGCCAGCAGTGCCGTCAGCGTGGACGAGCCCAGGACGATCCACGCCACCGCTGACGTACCTTCGGCTCCGACGATGGCGCCCGACACGAGCGTGCCGCCGCCGATCCCCAGTGTCATGGCGCTGACCACCCACCCGTTCGCCTCGGTGAGGGCGTCGGGCGGGCTGAGCTGGCCGATGCGCTCGAAGACCTGGCCGAGCGTCGGCGGGAGCATCAGCCCGGAGACACCCGCGGCGACGAGGTAGGCCGTGGTGGGGAGCCCCGTGAGGGCGAGCGGTAGGTACCCGACGGCGAGCAGGACGCCGCACAGGGTGAGCAGGCGTTCTGGCGTCGATCCCAGCGGTCGGATGCCGACGGCCGTCGCACCGATCAGCGCCCCGACCGCGTTGACGGCGAGGATCCACCCGGCGAGGCCTGCGTCGGCCCGTGCCGTCTCGGTGGCGGTCGCCACGATGGTGAGCGTCCCGACGGGGAAGCCGATGCCGAAGGTGAGTGCGGCGACCCGTGCGACCGCGGGGATGCGGATGGGCGACCGGACGCTGCTGCGTGCGGTGGTGTCTCTGCGTCGATCGGTCGAGGCGGCGCGCGGTGCCGGGTTGAGGACGAAGGCGAGCGCCCCGACCAGACCGAGCCCGCCGGCGAAGAGCAGGTTGCCGACCGGCCCGAAGACGGCGATGCCGGCGACGGTCAGCAGGGGGCCGACGATGAAGATGATCTCCTGGGCACCGGCGTCGAGGCTGTAGGCCGCCTTCAGCTGGGGTCCCGGGGTCACCAGCCGCGGCCACAGCGCACGGAGCGCCGGCTCGAGCGGCGGCGTGGAGACTCCTGCGGCTGCCGCGAGCCCGACGGCGACCCACGGCGCCGGCTCGACGGTGAGTGCCATGCCGGTGAACGACAGGAAGCTCAGGATGCCGCTCACGGCGAGGACGGCGACCTGCCCGAGCCGGTCGACGAGCCTGCTGAGGAGGGGCTGGCCCACGGCTCCCGCGACGACGAAGGTCGCGGTGATCAGCCCGGCGAAGGTGAAGTCGCCGCTCGTCGACCGGACGAGCTGCACGATCGCCAGAGCCGCCATCGCACCCGGGAGCCGGCCGAGGAGGGAGGTGAGCAGCAGGTATCCGGTGTGCCGGGTCCGGAGCACGGAGACCACCGGGTAGGACGAGGTTGTCATACAAGCCAGTATGACAGAGCCATATGATGTGATGAGCAGGTGACAGCTCTCAGAGGTCCGATCGCTCCCCGCCCCGGAGTCCCGCTGCGGGTCGAGGTCTACGACCGCATCGCGAGCGCCGTCCGCACCGGCGCCCTGCCGCCGGAGTCGTTGCTCCCCAGCGAGAGCGAGATCGGCGAGGCGATGGAGGTCAGCCGCACCGTCGTCCGAGAGGCGCTGCTGCTGCTCGAGGAGGACGGGCTGCTCCGGTCACGCCGGGGGATCGGCCGTGTCGTCTGCGCCGCCCAGCCACCCGCAGGTTTCGAGCGGCTGCGCCCGATGGAGCAGGTCCTCTCCGACCGGTTCCCCGACCTGTCGCTCAGCCGCACCGAGGTGACGCTGCAGCACGAGTCGGCGTCGTTCATCGCCGAGGGCCTCGGCATCGCACCGACGTCGCCGAGCCTGTTCGTCGAGTCCCTGCTGTCCAGCGACGGCGAACCCGTCGCGCTGGTCCAGGAGCACCTCCCGGCGGGGGAGCGCCTCCATACCTTCGGCGCGCAGGTGCAGCGCCTCGTCGAAGACCTCGACCCCGACCGCACATGCCTCGGTGTCCTGACGGCTGACCTCGGGCCAGCCCTCGGCAGCGGGCGGTCGGAGCTGACGGCCGGCACGCCGGGGGCTGTCCGCGCGAAGCTGCTCGCCGTCCGCCCCACCTCGCCCGTGCTGATCGTCACGCAGACGGTCCACCTCGGCGCCCGGCCGCTCTACCTGGCCAAGGTGGTCCTCCGCCCCGAGGCGGGACCGCTCGAGATCAGCCACCCCGCGGGACGAGGGCACCTGCCCGCCTGACGACGGGACGCCGACACGGCCTCGGCCGCCGGAGCCGCCGGTCAGCAGCAGCTCGACTTGCTGCGGGAGGCGCGTCGCTAGGGCGCGGCCCGTTGGT
This genomic interval carries:
- a CDS encoding alpha/beta fold hydrolase, coding for MGATTQQVQTDDGTTVSCTVIEGDEPAVVLLHGLAGSSRELLPTARALGGRRVVLVDQRGHGLSTTRPADTSREAFVADVVQVLTTLTSQPVVLVGQSMGAHTAMLVAAARPDLVSRLVMLEGNQGGGSEADHQALGDFFRSWDVPFVSRAAAVEALGDGPLQRAWVEDLERRADGWYPRFDADVVQAVITAVGEERWAEWESVEVPVVAVFADGGMFTEQQKAELVARGRDVRRVDLAGASHDAHLDCFDAWVAALRDALPDAARQLEGKRGSRA
- a CDS encoding SDR family NAD(P)-dependent oxidoreductase, translated to MTNPQTWMITGGNRGLGRSLTLAALDAGHAVVATARGEHTLPAHERLTVLTLDVRDHAQAHRTVASAVDHLGRIDVLVNNAGYGLIGAVEEASEEDARSIVDTNLLGPLWLSQAVIPVMREQGHGHIVQVSTVGAVGTMPMLGLYNATKWGLEALSEAMAGEVSRFGIRVSLVEPGELDTDWAGSSMAFSAPLGPYDGLRSEMFGTAEVPWPPVETSSGTAPGEVADAILARVAAQDDRRLRVLVGDDSPAQVRAALDLRLADYALDPRFPSS
- a CDS encoding TetR/AcrR family transcriptional regulator, which translates into the protein MARQRTRDTVHRAVLSLAGEGRVGAITMEGIAARAGVSKQTLYRSWASTGAILFDALLARSLDDDGSVVLPDSGDLAHDLEELATGMVAELSDPTHGPLLRAVTAEMQSDDALAEEFRRLLLGPQMKAVSDRLRRGGVAEADDVAELFVGPVLHRWLLRSRPFDTGWVSAHVARTMRAAGVV
- a CDS encoding transcriptional regulator is translated as MTHPRAALDKELTAPLRLSIAAALAAVEEAEFAAVRDAVETNDAELSRQVSRLETAGYLVVSKKKSGRYARTWLTLTPHGRDRLSSHVSALRQITG
- a CDS encoding GNAT family N-acetyltransferase; its protein translation is MLLRNDQVSLESITSSTARRILDRQERPGDRWHAEYPFADELAPLRSLASSPPTGSHFTMYVIRRPSDGLAVGGFGFFGPPDQEGTVELGYGLVPSARGRGLATAAVVLALEHARLWGARRAAADTEVTNSASRRVLTKSGLVETGHRGSLVLYERNLAD
- a CDS encoding MFS transporter, which translates into the protein MTTSSYPVVSVLRTRHTGYLLLTSLLGRLPGAMAALAIVQLVRSTSGDFTFAGLITATFVVAGAVGQPLLSRLVDRLGQVAVLAVSGILSFLSFTGMALTVEPAPWVAVGLAAAAGVSTPPLEPALRALWPRLVTPGPQLKAAYSLDAGAQEIIFIVGPLLTVAGIAVFGPVGNLLFAGGLGLVGALAFVLNPAPRAASTDRRRDTTARSSVRSPIRIPAVARVAALTFGIGFPVGTLTIVATATETARADAGLAGWILAVNAVGALIGATAVGIRPLGSTPERLLTLCGVLLAVGYLPLALTGLPTTAYLVAAGVSGLMLPPTLGQVFERIGQLSPPDALTEANGWVVSAMTLGIGGGTLVSGAIVGAEGTSAVAWIVLGSSTLTALLALVALPRRSALAR
- a CDS encoding GntR family transcriptional regulator, which encodes MTALRGPIAPRPGVPLRVEVYDRIASAVRTGALPPESLLPSESEIGEAMEVSRTVVREALLLLEEDGLLRSRRGIGRVVCAAQPPAGFERLRPMEQVLSDRFPDLSLSRTEVTLQHESASFIAEGLGIAPTSPSLFVESLLSSDGEPVALVQEHLPAGERLHTFGAQVQRLVEDLDPDRTCLGVLTADLGPALGSGRSELTAGTPGAVRAKLLAVRPTSPVLIVTQTVHLGARPLYLAKVVLRPEAGPLEISHPAGRGHLPA